A region of Deltaproteobacteria bacterium DNA encodes the following proteins:
- a CDS encoding archaeosortase/exosortase family protein, which yields MKSPIVRFSVLFFTFLIGFSVLSVVTSLQNHLHVFEKGIAVSAAWMAQLVGSEATVNDNLIAVAGMTLDINHECTGVFVLFVLASFIAAYPAKLSAKAIGMVVGVVLLTFVNMFRIATLVRVVEFKPQLFPYFHEYVWQGAFLMLVTLYAMSWVEWSRR from the coding sequence ATGAAATCGCCGATCGTTCGCTTCAGTGTGCTCTTCTTTACCTTCCTCATCGGGTTCAGTGTGCTCAGCGTGGTCACCTCGCTGCAGAATCATCTGCACGTCTTCGAGAAGGGCATTGCTGTGTCCGCCGCCTGGATGGCGCAACTCGTCGGCAGCGAGGCGACCGTGAACGACAACCTCATCGCAGTGGCGGGGATGACCCTCGACATCAACCACGAGTGTACCGGCGTGTTCGTGTTGTTCGTCCTCGCGAGTTTCATCGCCGCCTATCCGGCCAAGCTTAGCGCCAAGGCTATCGGGATGGTGGTGGGCGTCGTGCTCCTCACGTTCGTCAACATGTTTCGTATTGCGACGCTGGTGCGCGTGGTCGAGTTCAAGCCGCAGTTGTTCCCGTACTTTCACGAGTACGTGTGGCAGGGCGCGTTTCTGATGCTGGTGACGTTGTACGCCATGAGCTGGGTGGAGTGGTCGCGTCGATGA
- a CDS encoding L,D-transpeptidase family protein, translating to MVEARSRALTLLTTGLLLCLAYTMWLPSPLPSGVKADRVVVRKRERWLRLMQGEVVLKSYRVALGWDPAGHKQREGDGRTPEGHYVLDWRNPESRFHLSLHVSYPDAADVEQADAAGVSPGGDIMIHGFRNGSSWLGRLYHWRDWTNGCIAVTDTAIEEIWRAVDDGTPIDIEP from the coding sequence ATGGTTGAGGCAAGGTCTCGAGCGCTGACGTTGCTGACGACCGGCCTGCTGCTGTGCCTGGCGTACACGATGTGGTTGCCTTCGCCATTGCCGTCGGGCGTGAAGGCGGACCGCGTCGTGGTCCGCAAGCGTGAGCGCTGGCTGCGTCTGATGCAGGGCGAGGTCGTCCTGAAGTCGTACCGGGTTGCATTGGGCTGGGATCCGGCTGGCCACAAACAACGCGAGGGCGACGGCAGGACGCCCGAAGGCCACTACGTGCTCGACTGGCGTAACCCGGAGAGCCGATTTCATCTCTCACTGCACGTCTCGTATCCCGACGCTGCCGACGTTGAGCAGGCGGATGCTGCCGGCGTGTCGCCGGGTGGCGACATCATGATTCACGGCTTCCGTAACGGATCGAGTTGGCTCGGCCGCCTCTATCACTGGCGCGACTGGACCAATGGCTGCATTGCTGTGACCGACACTGCGATAGAAGAAATTTGGCGCGCGGTGGACGACGGCACGCCGATCGACATCGAGCCGTAA
- a CDS encoding SDR family NAD(P)-dependent oxidoreductase produces the protein MTGSPEIQEIAIITGASTGIGAATARELARRGFHVLAGVRRDRDADAIRGPGIEPLIIDITNPDHIRALATRVHGDPQGRAVRALVNNAAIAVNAPVEAFAIDEWRRLFEVNLFGHIAVTQTLLPALIRSKGRVVNISSVGGKIAMATYGPYAGTKFALEAVSDSLRREIAPFGVQVVVVEPGAVRTEMAGRAIATAHELASTMTPEQSQRYGGLVQAIAAQTASFTKSGLPADAAAKVIAKAVTARKPRTRYTIGRDAALLTRVARILPDRILDLLFAAALRPHFPKESK, from the coding sequence ATGACAGGGTCACCTGAAATCCAAGAGATCGCCATAATAACCGGTGCGTCTACCGGCATCGGCGCGGCCACGGCACGCGAACTGGCCCGGCGGGGGTTCCACGTCCTCGCGGGTGTCCGGCGCGACCGGGACGCCGACGCAATCCGGGGGCCGGGTATAGAGCCGCTGATCATCGACATCACCAACCCGGACCACATCCGGGCGCTAGCTACTCGGGTGCACGGGGACCCGCAGGGCCGGGCAGTGCGGGCGCTGGTAAACAACGCCGCCATCGCGGTCAACGCACCGGTCGAGGCCTTCGCGATCGACGAGTGGCGACGCCTGTTCGAGGTCAACCTCTTCGGCCACATCGCCGTTACCCAGACACTCCTACCGGCCCTGATCCGCAGCAAGGGTCGCGTGGTCAACATCAGCTCCGTGGGCGGCAAGATCGCCATGGCCACTTATGGTCCTTACGCAGGCACGAAGTTCGCGCTCGAAGCGGTCAGTGACTCCTTGCGACGCGAAATCGCCCCGTTCGGCGTCCAGGTGGTCGTGGTCGAACCGGGCGCCGTGCGTACGGAAATGGCCGGCCGGGCAATCGCCACCGCCCATGAGCTGGCGTCGACCATGACGCCCGAGCAAAGCCAGCGCTACGGCGGGCTGGTGCAAGCCATCGCCGCGCAGACCGCGTCGTTCACCAAGTCGGGCCTGCCCGCTGACGCCGCGGCCAAGGTGATCGCCAAGGCAGTGACGGCGCGCAAGCCGCGCACTCGCTACACCATCGGCCGCGACGCCGCACTGCTCACCCGCGTGGCGCGCATCCTGCCCGACCGGATACTCGACCTCCTCTTTGCCGCCGCTCTGCGTCCCCACTTTCCCAAGGAGAGCAAATGA
- a CDS encoding DMT family transporter, which yields MKLRGNAAVDCTAALRQSYAMVTIAAPLDRRAVWVRGVGVIVLASFLFGAMAVCVRVATLGMQSSQVAFVRFAGSLLVLLVVGHGRGLRPRPGNLRRVLLRGVLGAGSIVLYYRGIEGAGAGFATLIHCTYPVSTALFATTLMGERFHARLGVGLALNLLGVFIVLGPSAHVSHATMLGGLSAMGASVLAGGAVATARQLRASEGAFLITTYFMLVGMVITAPALLAGLPPPSPALLLALAGVVLTSVGGQVLLHQGLGFTPAIQGSLAAATSVISAAVLKALWLGDRLSPHTLIGACLMTAAVSLAVSRR from the coding sequence GTGAAACTTCGTGGAAACGCGGCGGTTGACTGCACCGCGGCACTCCGCCAGTCGTACGCGATGGTCACCATCGCCGCCCCGCTGGATCGTCGCGCCGTGTGGGTGCGTGGCGTCGGGGTGATCGTGCTGGCTTCATTTCTGTTCGGCGCGATGGCGGTGTGCGTGCGAGTTGCCACGCTTGGCATGCAGTCGTCTCAGGTTGCCTTCGTGCGCTTTGCCGGCTCGTTACTCGTGCTGCTCGTCGTCGGTCACGGGCGCGGGCTACGGCCGCGGCCGGGCAATCTCCGCCGCGTGCTGTTGCGCGGCGTGCTCGGCGCCGGCTCGATCGTCCTCTACTACCGTGGCATCGAAGGCGCGGGTGCCGGCTTTGCGACCCTGATTCACTGCACCTACCCGGTATCGACCGCACTGTTCGCAACCACGTTGATGGGCGAGCGCTTCCACGCCCGTCTTGGGGTGGGTTTGGCGCTCAATCTGCTCGGCGTGTTCATCGTGCTCGGGCCAAGCGCGCACGTGAGTCACGCCACCATGCTCGGCGGCCTCAGCGCGATGGGCGCGTCGGTCCTTGCTGGCGGCGCAGTGGCGACCGCTCGGCAACTGCGCGCGAGCGAGGGCGCGTTCTTGATCACGACCTACTTCATGTTGGTCGGTATGGTCATCACGGCGCCGGCTCTACTGGCCGGCCTGCCGCCACCATCGCCGGCGCTGCTGCTCGCACTCGCCGGCGTGGTGCTGACCTCCGTCGGCGGGCAAGTGCTGCTGCACCAAGGCCTCGGCTTCACGCCGGCAATCCAAGGGAGCCTGGCGGCGGCCACCAGTGTGATCAGCGCAGCGGTGCTCAAAGCACTCTGGCTTGGCGACCGTCTCAGTCCGCACACACTGATCGGTGCGTGTTTGATGACTGCCGCCGTGAGTCTCGCCGTCAGCCGACGGTGA
- a CDS encoding sigma 54-interacting transcriptional regulator, with translation MTEISTQQLELLYDVSRSLHALIELDDLIPWVAEKTKQLLDAEGCSVILLDETGRELYFPYTSPENPEVAERLRNLRMPADKGIAGAVVQSGESLLVPDVRRDARFYSEADQQTGGDTRSIVCAPLRTQHGIIGVIEGFNKRTGTFAAADLTFLEALAGSISVAIENARLYRTLKLSEARLRDEVALLSRERPGRSRFADIIGTSEAMEQVFRLVESAIGSPITVLLQGETGSGKEVVARAIHFEGPRKEKPFVAVNCGAFTESLLESELFGYRKGAFTGANSDKRGVFEAADGGTIFLDEIGDTPPTTQVKLLRVLERGEFIRVGDTETRKVDTRIISATNKDLQHEVRAGRFREDLYYRVSAFPIRVPPLRERREDIPPLVAHFLKRLTAKWGKPAMTATPDAIECLLRYPWPGNVRELEHELERAVTLAGESTTLGPEYFSDRVIAAQSGAGLVRLAGSLKHARDQFERDYIAHVLRMQNGNVSHTARALGISRVMLQKKMKDFGLRTPGRV, from the coding sequence ATGACGGAGATCTCCACCCAACAGCTCGAACTGCTCTACGACGTGAGTCGTTCGCTGCATGCGCTGATCGAGTTGGACGACTTGATTCCGTGGGTAGCGGAGAAGACCAAACAACTGCTCGACGCAGAAGGCTGCTCGGTCATTCTGCTCGACGAGACCGGGCGCGAACTCTACTTCCCATACACCAGTCCGGAGAATCCCGAGGTCGCCGAGCGGCTGCGCAACTTGCGCATGCCAGCCGACAAGGGGATCGCCGGCGCGGTGGTGCAGAGCGGCGAGTCGCTGCTGGTTCCCGACGTGCGCCGCGACGCGCGGTTCTATTCGGAAGCCGATCAGCAAACCGGCGGCGATACCCGTTCGATCGTGTGCGCGCCGCTGCGCACGCAACACGGCATCATCGGCGTGATCGAGGGCTTCAACAAACGCACGGGGACTTTCGCTGCCGCCGACCTCACCTTTCTCGAAGCGCTCGCCGGCAGCATCTCCGTCGCGATCGAGAATGCGCGCCTCTATCGCACGCTCAAACTCTCGGAAGCGCGCCTACGCGACGAGGTCGCCCTGCTCAGTCGCGAACGGCCGGGTCGGAGTCGCTTTGCCGACATCATCGGCACCAGCGAGGCGATGGAACAGGTCTTCCGGCTGGTCGAGAGCGCCATCGGTTCACCCATCACCGTGCTGCTGCAGGGTGAAACCGGCAGCGGCAAGGAGGTCGTTGCGCGCGCGATTCACTTCGAAGGCCCGCGCAAGGAGAAACCCTTCGTCGCCGTGAATTGCGGCGCGTTCACTGAGAGCCTGCTCGAAAGCGAACTGTTCGGTTACCGCAAGGGCGCCTTCACCGGCGCCAACAGCGACAAGCGCGGCGTCTTCGAAGCCGCCGACGGCGGGACGATCTTTCTCGACGAGATCGGCGACACGCCGCCGACCACTCAGGTCAAGCTGCTGCGCGTGCTCGAACGCGGCGAGTTCATTCGGGTCGGCGATACCGAGACGCGCAAGGTTGATACGCGCATCATCTCGGCCACCAACAAGGATTTACAGCACGAAGTGCGCGCCGGCCGCTTCCGCGAGGATCTCTACTATCGCGTCAGCGCCTTTCCGATTCGCGTGCCGCCGCTGCGCGAACGCCGCGAGGACATCCCGCCGTTGGTGGCGCACTTTCTCAAACGGCTGACCGCAAAGTGGGGAAAGCCGGCAATGACCGCGACGCCCGACGCCATCGAGTGCCTGTTGCGCTACCCGTGGCCCGGCAACGTCCGCGAGTTGGAGCATGAACTCGAACGCGCCGTGACGCTCGCCGGCGAGTCGACCACACTCGGTCCGGAATACTTCTCCGATCGAGTGATCGCCGCGCAGAGCGGAGCGGGCCTCGTGCGGCTTGCCGGCTCGCTCAAACACGCCCGCGATCAATTTGAACGCGACTACATCGCCCATGTGCTGCGGATGCAAAACGGCAACGTCTCGCACACCGCCCGTGCCCTCGGCATCAGTCGCGTCATGCTACAGAAGAAAATGAAAGACTTCGGACTGCGCACGCCTGGTCGCGTTTGA
- a CDS encoding zinc ABC transporter substrate-binding protein — translation MKSIGIVLVLAALLPVVGSGQAADKLRVVATTPDLAAIARAVGGDFVDVTSIARPNEDPHFVDARPSFIRVLNQADVLIEGGAQLEAGWLPPLVEGARNSRIAVGSPGRVVASEGIALLDVPAQLNRAMGDVHALGNPHYLLDPLNAKTVAATIVTGLCVSDSTHCASYQDGARKFSADIDARLIVWQALLEPVRGTKVVTYHRDFDYFAQRFGLDVVDTLEPKPGIPPSPTHLVELIPKMQSDHVRLIIVEPNRERQNPDFVSEKTGARVLLLPIMPGGEQAVEYIELIDYNVRQVAAALKTT, via the coding sequence ATGAAATCAATTGGAATCGTCCTTGTGCTTGCTGCACTGCTTCCTGTTGTTGGTTCGGGGCAGGCCGCCGACAAGCTGCGTGTCGTGGCAACAACGCCTGACCTAGCTGCGATTGCGCGCGCTGTCGGCGGTGACTTCGTCGACGTAACATCGATCGCGCGCCCGAACGAGGACCCGCATTTTGTCGATGCGCGACCGAGCTTCATCCGCGTCCTCAACCAAGCCGACGTCTTGATCGAGGGCGGAGCGCAGCTCGAAGCCGGCTGGCTCCCGCCCCTGGTTGAGGGTGCTCGTAACTCGCGTATCGCGGTCGGTAGTCCGGGCCGCGTCGTTGCATCCGAAGGCATCGCGTTGCTCGATGTCCCGGCGCAACTAAATCGCGCCATGGGTGATGTTCACGCCCTCGGCAATCCGCACTATCTGCTGGACCCGCTCAACGCGAAGACGGTTGCCGCTACCATCGTCACAGGGTTGTGCGTGTCCGATTCGACGCATTGCGCGAGCTATCAAGATGGGGCCCGCAAGTTCAGCGCTGACATCGACGCCAGGCTCATCGTGTGGCAAGCGCTGCTCGAACCCGTGCGTGGTACGAAGGTGGTGACCTACCACAGGGACTTCGACTACTTCGCACAGCGCTTCGGGCTCGATGTGGTCGACACCTTGGAGCCCAAACCAGGCATTCCACCGTCGCCCACGCATCTCGTCGAGCTGATACCGAAGATGCAGAGCGATCACGTGCGGTTGATCATCGTCGAACCAAACCGCGAGCGGCAGAACCCAGACTTCGTGTCGGAGAAGACCGGCGCGCGCGTCCTATTGCTACCCATCATGCCGGGGGGCGAGCAGGCCGTCGAGTACATCGAGCTCATCGACTACAATGTCCGCCAAGTTGCGGCGGCACTGAAGACGACATGA
- a CDS encoding metal ABC transporter ATP-binding protein, which yields MIQQPAGSENPQDLERAAGLEGSPALVSLDDATVGYNGTAVLRRVSFAVHARECVALLGPNGSGKTTLFKTLLGILPPIAGTVRRGPADSVRCGYVPQREQLDAIFPVTVREVVRMGAYRRLRPFTRLPEASHQIVADALARVGAKEWGGRLLSELSGGERQRVLIARALVSRPTVLLLDEPTTGVDLATEYAVIELVKELLRSGLAIVMVSHNLRTVEQVASRVIWVHHGTLRSGSPAEMLTPERIREMLIPEASIG from the coding sequence ATGATCCAACAACCTGCCGGCTCGGAGAATCCGCAGGACCTCGAACGCGCGGCCGGACTCGAAGGGTCGCCCGCGCTCGTATCCCTCGACGACGCCACGGTTGGGTACAACGGCACCGCTGTCTTGCGGCGGGTTTCTTTCGCCGTACACGCCCGTGAATGTGTGGCGCTGCTGGGGCCAAACGGCAGTGGCAAGACGACGCTCTTCAAGACGCTACTTGGCATCCTGCCACCCATCGCCGGCACGGTGCGCCGCGGTCCCGCCGATTCCGTGCGCTGCGGCTACGTTCCGCAGCGCGAGCAGCTCGATGCCATCTTCCCGGTCACGGTCCGTGAAGTCGTGCGCATGGGCGCGTATCGCCGACTGCGTCCGTTCACGCGGCTTCCGGAAGCCTCTCATCAGATCGTGGCCGACGCGCTGGCGCGCGTTGGCGCCAAAGAGTGGGGAGGCCGTCTGCTCAGCGAACTCTCCGGCGGCGAACGCCAGCGCGTGTTGATCGCGCGCGCTCTCGTTTCGCGGCCGACGGTGCTGTTGCTGGACGAGCCGACAACCGGTGTCGACCTGGCAACCGAGTACGCGGTCATCGAGTTGGTGAAGGAGCTGCTGCGCAGTGGGCTCGCAATCGTCATGGTCAGCCACAACCTCCGCACGGTCGAGCAGGTCGCGAGCCGGGTGATCTGGGTGCATCATGGCACGCTGCGCAGCGGATCGCCCGCCGAGATGCTCACGCCCGAACGCATCCGCGAGATGCTCATCCCGGAAGCGTCGATAGGCTGA
- a CDS encoding metal ABC transporter permease, producing MATLVEILRSDFLLREALLAGLLVGIVCPWVGVYFVLRRIIFLGVALPQASAAGIALAFLLHNLGWHFLPHHVAERWMALGGSLSLTFLTILGLALLERRPGVSEGRIGAVFSVAGALSILFVAANPFGEAHVLALLKGDIVTVGRDTLAFMTVAYSALFLALLAFHRELLLVSYDPEMAITLGRSVTLWHVVLFSIVGTTIAIGVMTVGPMVVFGLLLLPPLAAYRMVRGVLPLCCVSSVLGLLSAFVGFYVAYRFDLPLGPTDVVTAAGVLVAATVFNAARRWTAARASAPGRTQQPGLR from the coding sequence ATGGCTACGCTCGTCGAGATCTTGCGATCGGATTTTCTGCTGCGGGAGGCGCTCCTGGCGGGCTTGCTCGTCGGCATCGTGTGTCCGTGGGTGGGGGTGTACTTCGTCTTGCGTCGCATCATCTTTCTTGGGGTCGCGTTGCCGCAGGCGTCGGCCGCCGGGATCGCCCTCGCGTTCCTCTTGCACAATCTGGGTTGGCACTTCCTGCCGCACCATGTCGCGGAACGCTGGATGGCGTTGGGCGGGTCGCTGTCGCTTACGTTCCTGACCATCCTTGGCCTCGCGCTGCTTGAGCGCCGCCCCGGCGTCTCTGAAGGTCGCATCGGCGCGGTCTTCAGCGTCGCGGGCGCGCTCAGCATTCTGTTCGTCGCCGCGAATCCCTTTGGCGAGGCCCACGTGTTGGCACTGCTGAAGGGCGACATCGTAACCGTCGGTCGCGACACGCTGGCCTTTATGACAGTGGCGTACAGCGCGTTGTTCCTCGCATTGCTAGCTTTTCACCGCGAGTTGCTGCTGGTGTCGTACGATCCCGAGATGGCGATCACACTGGGGCGTTCCGTGACGTTGTGGCACGTGGTCTTGTTCTCCATCGTCGGCACCACCATCGCCATCGGTGTCATGACGGTCGGGCCGATGGTCGTCTTCGGCTTGCTCCTGCTGCCGCCACTCGCCGCCTACCGCATGGTGCGGGGCGTGCTGCCTCTGTGCTGCGTTTCTTCGGTGCTGGGGCTGCTGAGTGCGTTCGTGGGCTTCTACGTCGCGTACCGATTCGACTTGCCGCTCGGGCCGACGGATGTTGTCACTGCCGCGGGCGTGCTGGTCGCGGCGACGGTGTTCAACGCCGCCCGGCGCTGGACCGCGGCGAGGGCAAGCGCGCCGGGGCGAACGCAGCAACCGGGCCTTCGATAG
- a CDS encoding TolC family protein has translation MRASWTRLLLAASAIIAPWGARALSAGEQLTLADALTRARTQPALRAAQAEVEAARARLAQAGLIQANPVITGDGAWHRTPPDTHVDSAITLGQEVEVGGQRGLRLSSGQYDVDRAEHLFADKSRTVDGEVRRAFFGLAATERRKALAAESATIAKRVLETTQRRARAGDVGDLEVQLAQIESTRAAQAVATAETDRARAVARFATAIGADAQESLVIAVADTTPAALPALPPEDTLVTQALDTRPDLAAARAERARLEAEARLTHRRALVPNPTIRGFYRHEQANEQIVGGEIEVPLPVWNRDQGTEAALYANARGASAEADRLAREIPRQIHLAVARRNAAADAWTRYERDTVPATNSARDLIERAYASGYLGLPDVLAQQDRLLQIRSAAIAAWLDLREAEADLIEAVGEEPK, from the coding sequence GTGCGTGCATCTTGGACACGGCTTCTGCTTGCGGCGAGCGCGATCATCGCGCCGTGGGGTGCGCGTGCCCTCAGCGCGGGCGAGCAGCTCACGCTCGCCGATGCGCTGACGCGGGCGCGCACGCAGCCGGCGTTGCGCGCCGCGCAGGCGGAGGTCGAGGCGGCGCGCGCGCGGTTGGCGCAAGCGGGACTGATTCAGGCCAACCCGGTGATCACCGGCGATGGCGCCTGGCATCGCACGCCGCCGGATACTCACGTCGACAGCGCCATCACCCTCGGGCAAGAGGTCGAGGTCGGCGGACAGCGCGGGCTGCGACTCTCCTCGGGACAATACGATGTCGACCGCGCGGAGCATCTGTTCGCCGACAAGTCGCGGACAGTCGATGGCGAAGTGCGCCGCGCCTTCTTCGGCCTCGCAGCGACTGAACGGCGCAAGGCGCTCGCGGCAGAGAGCGCGACCATCGCCAAGCGAGTGCTCGAAACCACGCAGCGGCGCGCGCGCGCGGGTGATGTCGGCGACCTCGAAGTGCAACTGGCGCAAATCGAGAGCACGCGCGCGGCGCAAGCAGTCGCCACGGCCGAGACCGATCGCGCTCGCGCCGTCGCCCGCTTCGCCACTGCCATCGGCGCCGATGCGCAAGAGTCGCTCGTCATTGCGGTCGCGGATACAACGCCGGCGGCGTTGCCCGCACTGCCGCCGGAGGACACCTTGGTCACGCAGGCGCTCGACACACGTCCCGACCTCGCCGCCGCCCGCGCTGAACGCGCGCGCCTCGAAGCCGAAGCGCGGCTCACGCATCGCCGCGCACTGGTTCCGAATCCGACCATCCGCGGCTTCTATCGTCACGAGCAAGCCAACGAACAGATCGTCGGCGGCGAGATCGAAGTGCCACTGCCGGTATGGAATCGCGACCAGGGCACCGAAGCGGCGCTCTACGCCAACGCGCGCGGCGCCTCTGCCGAAGCCGATCGCTTGGCGCGCGAGATCCCGCGCCAGATCCATCTTGCCGTCGCTCGGCGCAACGCCGCGGCCGACGCCTGGACGCGCTACGAGCGCGACACCGTCCCGGCCACGAACAGTGCGCGCGATCTGATCGAGCGCGCCTATGCCAGCGGCTATCTCGGCTTACCCGACGTGCTGGCGCAACAAGACCGCTTGTTGCAGATTCGCTCCGCCGCGATCGCCGCGTGGCTGGACCTGCGCGAGGCAGAGGCCGATCTCATCGAGGCCGTAGGAGAGGAGCCGAAGTGA
- a CDS encoding efflux RND transporter periplasmic adaptor subunit produces MTRSLTRHALALLTALLPLSACNRNADERHEQIEQTQQATVPGVETVSVALEEVRDVVRAFATVTAEADAPELRDARAQLAEADARQQLATQTVRRLEALARTAVAPEKELQAARAEQAAAAATAARARQALTAFGSSPERTPLASDEVWVLAQIVQADVGQITVGSSARFIADAFQAQPFTGTVDATPAYIDQTTRTAPVRLRVRDGGHRLRPGMTGGAAIEVGALRAAVVVPSVAVVYDAERPVVFIEESAGHYSAQAVQLGVARDGRIEIAGGLSAGARVATTGAASLLSAVRLPGASDVRP; encoded by the coding sequence GTGACCCGATCATTGACGCGGCACGCACTGGCGTTGCTCACCGCCCTCCTCCCGCTCTCCGCGTGCAACCGCAACGCGGACGAGCGCCACGAACAAATCGAGCAGACCCAGCAGGCCACAGTGCCCGGCGTCGAGACGGTGAGCGTCGCACTCGAAGAAGTGCGCGACGTCGTTCGCGCGTTCGCCACGGTGACGGCGGAAGCGGATGCGCCGGAGTTGCGCGATGCGCGCGCGCAACTCGCCGAAGCGGACGCCCGCCAGCAACTCGCGACGCAGACCGTGCGCCGCCTCGAAGCGCTCGCACGGACCGCTGTTGCGCCTGAGAAGGAACTGCAAGCGGCGCGCGCGGAGCAAGCGGCGGCGGCGGCCACGGCGGCGCGCGCGCGCCAGGCGCTAACGGCATTCGGCAGCAGTCCCGAACGCACGCCGTTGGCGAGCGATGAGGTCTGGGTGCTCGCTCAGATCGTCCAAGCCGACGTGGGACAGATCACCGTCGGCAGCAGCGCGCGCTTCATCGCAGACGCATTTCAGGCGCAGCCGTTCACCGGCACGGTCGACGCCACCCCGGCCTACATCGATCAGACAACGCGCACCGCGCCCGTCCGCTTGCGCGTGCGTGATGGCGGGCATCGCCTGCGCCCCGGCATGACCGGCGGCGCAGCGATCGAAGTCGGCGCGCTGCGGGCTGCGGTAGTGGTGCCGTCCGTCGCCGTCGTCTACGACGCCGAGCGACCGGTAGTGTTCATCGAAGAGAGCGCCGGCCACTACAGCGCGCAGGCCGTCCAGCTCGGCGTCGCGCGCGATGGGCGCATCGAGATCGCCGGCGGACTCAGCGCCGGCGCACGGGTTGCCACCACCGGTGCGGCCAGCTTGCTGTCGGCGGTCCGACTGCCCGGCGCTTCCGACGTGAGACCGTAA